A single window of Macrobrachium nipponense isolate FS-2020 chromosome 31, ASM1510439v2, whole genome shotgun sequence DNA harbors:
- the LOC135207040 gene encoding succinate dehydrogenase assembly factor 2, mitochondrial-like, with product MTAVGRFAIRTLSAMRLCEARLPLQSYRALYDGPNDSGDMHPAPSHIKEPIIPPYEEKVGEPVHLKKARLQYQSRKRGMLENGLLLSSFAHRFLSTMSEEQLSMYDRLINLPSNDWEIYYWATGVRETPQEFDNEVMTMLKDFVKNSERENRTVQPNLH from the exons ATGACAGCCGTTGGACGTTTTGCGATCCGCACATTGTCTGCGATGAGGTTGTGTGAAGCAAGATTGCCATTGCAA aGTTATCGTGCCCTGTATGATGGACCTAATGACAGTGGGGATATGCACCCTGCACCTTCACACATAAAAGAACCAATTATTCCACCTTATGAAGAGAAAGTTGGGGAACCAGTTCACTTGAAAAAAGCAAG ACTTCAGTACCAGTCAAGAAAGAGAGGAATGTTGGAAAATGGTTTGCTTCTTAGCTCTTTTGCTCATCGATTTCTGTCAACCATGTCTGAAGAACAGCTGTCTATGTATGATCGGTTGATTAACCTTCCTTCGAATGACTGGGAGATATATTACTGGGCAACTG GTGTTCGTGAGACTCCACAGGAATTTGATAATGAAGTGATGACCATGCTCAAAGACTTTGTGAAGAATAGTGAGCGAGAGAACAGAACTGTTCAGCCAAACCTACATTAG